From the genome of Monomorium pharaonis isolate MP-MQ-018 chromosome 2, ASM1337386v2, whole genome shotgun sequence, one region includes:
- the LOC105829718 gene encoding solute carrier family 23 member 1 isoform X2 — MPENEIPISELKNLTAIPMAEETTNDRNRNSELTYGIDDAPPWYLCLFMALQHYLTMIGAIVSIPFILTPALCMAEDDPARSHIISTMIFVTGLVTFIQTTIGCRLPLVQGGTISFLVPTLAILNLPQWQCPAPEVLEQMSHENRTELWQIRMRELSGAITVSALFQVIIGFGGIVGYLLKFITPLTIVPTVSLVGLSLFENAADAASQHWGIAVGTVILLTTCSQVMVNVPFPFITYRKGQGFQIIWFELFKLFPVLLTIIVMWIICTILTITDTLPFGHPARADTKLKIINDSPWFRVPYPGQWGVPTVTLSGVLGMLAGVMACTVESISYYPTTARMCGAPPPPVHAINRGIGIEGLGTMLAGLWGSGNGTNTFGENVGTIGVTKIGSRRVIQWACFLMILQGVISKFGAVFIIIPEPIVGGIFCVMFGMICAFGLAVLQYVNLNSARNLFILGLSMFFPLVLSKWLIKHPDTIHTGNTVADSVFTVLLSTTILVGGVLGCFLDNIIPGNAKDRGLEAWAKEMELNGGAAEKQTDEASGTAEYVRNTFDFPFGMNLLRRKLSPTNLL; from the exons ATGCCAGAAAATGAGATACCGATATCCGAATTG aaaaatttaacagcCATTCCGATGGCGGAGGAAACAACAAAtgatagaaatagaaattctGAGCTTACTTACGGCATCGATGATGCTCCGCCGTGGTATCTGTGTTTATTCATGGCATTACAG CATTACTTAACTATGATTGGTGCCATTGTTTCCATTCCATTCATTCTAACACCAGCATTATGTATGGCCGAAGATGATCCCGCGAGGAGTCACATTATTTCTACGATGATTTTTGTCACTGGTTTAGTAACGTTCATTCAAACTACCATAGGATGTAG ATTGCCATTGGTGCAGGGCGGTACCATATCATTCTTGGTACCAACTCTGGCGATACTGAATCTGCCGCAATGGCAATGTCCCGCACCGGAAGTTCTTGAGCAAATGTCCCACGAAAACCGAACCGAGCTCTGGCAAATTCGAATGAGAGAACTGTCGGGTGCCATCACTGTTTCTGCCTTATTTCAAGTGATCATCGGGTTTGGAG GTATCGTGGgatatttgttgaaatttataacTCCCCTAACAATCGTGCCGACAGTTTCACTAGTTGGGCTATCGCTCTTTGAAAACGCTGCGGATGCAGCATCTCAGCACTGGGGTATCGCAGTTgg AACGGTAATACTATTAACGACATGCTCTCAAGTAATGGTCAACGTTCCATTTCCGTTCATAACATATCGCAAAGGTCAAGGATTCCAAATTATCTGGTTCGAATTGTTCAAACTTTTTCCG GTTTTGCTGACGATAATCGTCATGTGGATAATCTGCACTATACTAACGATAACCGACACGCTACCGTTCGGTCATCCCGCCAGGGCGGACaccaaattgaaaattataaacgaTTCACCCTGGTTTCGGGTACCGTATCCCGGACAGTGGGGCGTACCTACGGTAACATTGTCAGGCGTCCTCGGTATGCTAGCGGGAGTAATGGCGTGCACGGTCGAGTCCATCAGTTACTATCCAACCACCGCGAGAATGTGTG GAGCACCGCCGCCACCGGTCCACGCGATCAATCGTGGTATCGGCATAGAGGGTCTGGGTACGATGCTGGCTGGACTTTGGGGTAGCGGCAATGGCACAAACACGTTCGGCGAGAATGTCGGCACGATAG ggGTCACCAAGATCGGTAGCCGCAGAGTCATACAGTGGGCCTGCTTTTTGATGATCCTGCAAGGCGTGATCAGCAAATTCGGTGCGGTATTCATCATAATTCCCGAGCCGATAGTCGGCGGAATATTCTGCGTGATGTTCGGCATGATTTGTGCTTTCG GCTTGGCGGTTTTGCAATATGTAAATCTTAATTCCGCAAGGAACTTGTTCATCCTAGGCTTGTCCATGTTCTTCCCTCTG GTCCTGTCGAAGTGGCTGATCAAACATCCGGATACGATACACACGGGAAACACTGTGGCGGATAGCGTATTTACTGTACTGCTCAGTACTACTATTCTAGTAGGTGGTGTGTTGGGCTGTTTTCTGGATAATATCATCCCAG gaaatGCAAAGGATCGTGGATTGGAGGCTTGGGCGAAAGAAATGGAACTAAACGGTGGCGCGGCTGAAAAACAAACTGACGAAGCTTCCGGTACTGCAGAGTACGTCCGAAATACTTTTGATTTCCCGTTCGGGATGAATCTGTTAAGGAG aaaattgtCACCCACAAATTTGTTATAG
- the LOC105829718 gene encoding solute carrier family 23 member 1 isoform X3: MIGAIVSIPFILTPALCMAEDDPARSHIISTMIFVTGLVTFIQTTIGCRLPLVQGGTISFLVPTLAILNLPQWQCPAPEVLEQMSHENRTELWQIRMRELSGAITVSALFQVIIGFGGIVGYLLKFITPLTIVPTVSLVGLSLFENAADAASQHWGIAVGTVILLTTCSQVMVNVPFPFITYRKGQGFQIIWFELFKLFPVLLTIIVMWIICTILTITDTLPFGHPARADTKLKIINDSPWFRVPYPGQWGVPTVTLSGVLGMLAGVMACTVESISYYPTTARMCGAPPPPVHAINRGIGIEGLGTMLAGLWGSGNGTNTFGENVGTIGVTKIGSRRVIQWACFLMILQGVISKFGAVFIIIPEPIVGGIFCVMFGMICAFGLAVLQYVNLNSARNLFILGLSMFFPLVLSKWLIKHPDTIHTGNTVADSVFTVLLSTTILVGGVLGCFLDNIIPGNAKDRGLEAWAKEMELNGGAAEKQTDEASGTAEYVRNTFDFPFGMNLLRSWKWTFYIPFLPTYQKS, encoded by the exons ATGATTGGTGCCATTGTTTCCATTCCATTCATTCTAACACCAGCATTATGTATGGCCGAAGATGATCCCGCGAGGAGTCACATTATTTCTACGATGATTTTTGTCACTGGTTTAGTAACGTTCATTCAAACTACCATAGGATGTAG ATTGCCATTGGTGCAGGGCGGTACCATATCATTCTTGGTACCAACTCTGGCGATACTGAATCTGCCGCAATGGCAATGTCCCGCACCGGAAGTTCTTGAGCAAATGTCCCACGAAAACCGAACCGAGCTCTGGCAAATTCGAATGAGAGAACTGTCGGGTGCCATCACTGTTTCTGCCTTATTTCAAGTGATCATCGGGTTTGGAG GTATCGTGGgatatttgttgaaatttataacTCCCCTAACAATCGTGCCGACAGTTTCACTAGTTGGGCTATCGCTCTTTGAAAACGCTGCGGATGCAGCATCTCAGCACTGGGGTATCGCAGTTgg AACGGTAATACTATTAACGACATGCTCTCAAGTAATGGTCAACGTTCCATTTCCGTTCATAACATATCGCAAAGGTCAAGGATTCCAAATTATCTGGTTCGAATTGTTCAAACTTTTTCCG GTTTTGCTGACGATAATCGTCATGTGGATAATCTGCACTATACTAACGATAACCGACACGCTACCGTTCGGTCATCCCGCCAGGGCGGACaccaaattgaaaattataaacgaTTCACCCTGGTTTCGGGTACCGTATCCCGGACAGTGGGGCGTACCTACGGTAACATTGTCAGGCGTCCTCGGTATGCTAGCGGGAGTAATGGCGTGCACGGTCGAGTCCATCAGTTACTATCCAACCACCGCGAGAATGTGTG GAGCACCGCCGCCACCGGTCCACGCGATCAATCGTGGTATCGGCATAGAGGGTCTGGGTACGATGCTGGCTGGACTTTGGGGTAGCGGCAATGGCACAAACACGTTCGGCGAGAATGTCGGCACGATAG ggGTCACCAAGATCGGTAGCCGCAGAGTCATACAGTGGGCCTGCTTTTTGATGATCCTGCAAGGCGTGATCAGCAAATTCGGTGCGGTATTCATCATAATTCCCGAGCCGATAGTCGGCGGAATATTCTGCGTGATGTTCGGCATGATTTGTGCTTTCG GCTTGGCGGTTTTGCAATATGTAAATCTTAATTCCGCAAGGAACTTGTTCATCCTAGGCTTGTCCATGTTCTTCCCTCTG GTCCTGTCGAAGTGGCTGATCAAACATCCGGATACGATACACACGGGAAACACTGTGGCGGATAGCGTATTTACTGTACTGCTCAGTACTACTATTCTAGTAGGTGGTGTGTTGGGCTGTTTTCTGGATAATATCATCCCAG gaaatGCAAAGGATCGTGGATTGGAGGCTTGGGCGAAAGAAATGGAACTAAACGGTGGCGCGGCTGAAAAACAAACTGACGAAGCTTCCGGTACTGCAGAGTACGTCCGAAATACTTTTGATTTCCCGTTCGGGATGAATCTGTTAAGGAG ttgGAAATGGACATTTTACATACCGTTTTTACCTACTTatcaaaaatcataa
- the LOC105829718 gene encoding solute carrier family 23 member 2 isoform X1: MPENEIPISELKNLTAIPMAEETTNDRNRNSELTYGIDDAPPWYLCLFMALQHYLTMIGAIVSIPFILTPALCMAEDDPARSHIISTMIFVTGLVTFIQTTIGCRLPLVQGGTISFLVPTLAILNLPQWQCPAPEVLEQMSHENRTELWQIRMRELSGAITVSALFQVIIGFGGIVGYLLKFITPLTIVPTVSLVGLSLFENAADAASQHWGIAVGTVILLTTCSQVMVNVPFPFITYRKGQGFQIIWFELFKLFPVLLTIIVMWIICTILTITDTLPFGHPARADTKLKIINDSPWFRVPYPGQWGVPTVTLSGVLGMLAGVMACTVESISYYPTTARMCGAPPPPVHAINRGIGIEGLGTMLAGLWGSGNGTNTFGENVGTIGVTKIGSRRVIQWACFLMILQGVISKFGAVFIIIPEPIVGGIFCVMFGMICAFGLAVLQYVNLNSARNLFILGLSMFFPLVLSKWLIKHPDTIHTGNTVADSVFTVLLSTTILVGGVLGCFLDNIIPGNAKDRGLEAWAKEMELNGGAAEKQTDEASGTAEYVRNTFDFPFGMNLLRSWKWTFYIPFLPTYQKS; encoded by the exons ATGCCAGAAAATGAGATACCGATATCCGAATTG aaaaatttaacagcCATTCCGATGGCGGAGGAAACAACAAAtgatagaaatagaaattctGAGCTTACTTACGGCATCGATGATGCTCCGCCGTGGTATCTGTGTTTATTCATGGCATTACAG CATTACTTAACTATGATTGGTGCCATTGTTTCCATTCCATTCATTCTAACACCAGCATTATGTATGGCCGAAGATGATCCCGCGAGGAGTCACATTATTTCTACGATGATTTTTGTCACTGGTTTAGTAACGTTCATTCAAACTACCATAGGATGTAG ATTGCCATTGGTGCAGGGCGGTACCATATCATTCTTGGTACCAACTCTGGCGATACTGAATCTGCCGCAATGGCAATGTCCCGCACCGGAAGTTCTTGAGCAAATGTCCCACGAAAACCGAACCGAGCTCTGGCAAATTCGAATGAGAGAACTGTCGGGTGCCATCACTGTTTCTGCCTTATTTCAAGTGATCATCGGGTTTGGAG GTATCGTGGgatatttgttgaaatttataacTCCCCTAACAATCGTGCCGACAGTTTCACTAGTTGGGCTATCGCTCTTTGAAAACGCTGCGGATGCAGCATCTCAGCACTGGGGTATCGCAGTTgg AACGGTAATACTATTAACGACATGCTCTCAAGTAATGGTCAACGTTCCATTTCCGTTCATAACATATCGCAAAGGTCAAGGATTCCAAATTATCTGGTTCGAATTGTTCAAACTTTTTCCG GTTTTGCTGACGATAATCGTCATGTGGATAATCTGCACTATACTAACGATAACCGACACGCTACCGTTCGGTCATCCCGCCAGGGCGGACaccaaattgaaaattataaacgaTTCACCCTGGTTTCGGGTACCGTATCCCGGACAGTGGGGCGTACCTACGGTAACATTGTCAGGCGTCCTCGGTATGCTAGCGGGAGTAATGGCGTGCACGGTCGAGTCCATCAGTTACTATCCAACCACCGCGAGAATGTGTG GAGCACCGCCGCCACCGGTCCACGCGATCAATCGTGGTATCGGCATAGAGGGTCTGGGTACGATGCTGGCTGGACTTTGGGGTAGCGGCAATGGCACAAACACGTTCGGCGAGAATGTCGGCACGATAG ggGTCACCAAGATCGGTAGCCGCAGAGTCATACAGTGGGCCTGCTTTTTGATGATCCTGCAAGGCGTGATCAGCAAATTCGGTGCGGTATTCATCATAATTCCCGAGCCGATAGTCGGCGGAATATTCTGCGTGATGTTCGGCATGATTTGTGCTTTCG GCTTGGCGGTTTTGCAATATGTAAATCTTAATTCCGCAAGGAACTTGTTCATCCTAGGCTTGTCCATGTTCTTCCCTCTG GTCCTGTCGAAGTGGCTGATCAAACATCCGGATACGATACACACGGGAAACACTGTGGCGGATAGCGTATTTACTGTACTGCTCAGTACTACTATTCTAGTAGGTGGTGTGTTGGGCTGTTTTCTGGATAATATCATCCCAG gaaatGCAAAGGATCGTGGATTGGAGGCTTGGGCGAAAGAAATGGAACTAAACGGTGGCGCGGCTGAAAAACAAACTGACGAAGCTTCCGGTACTGCAGAGTACGTCCGAAATACTTTTGATTTCCCGTTCGGGATGAATCTGTTAAGGAG ttgGAAATGGACATTTTACATACCGTTTTTACCTACTTatcaaaaatcataa